A single genomic interval of Zingiber officinale cultivar Zhangliang chromosome 4A, Zo_v1.1, whole genome shotgun sequence harbors:
- the LOC121969297 gene encoding uncharacterized protein LOC121969297, producing the protein MKLTSLLQCGCVAMWPEDAPETTPVSPLGNVATAAPRGRRRGVRRSFKTWRPSLSAISERGSTTAVAAGAVDGKRGSDESGKAKATVCRRVLPRSHSDDNRYKDVSSVISAISPTAYLF; encoded by the exons ATGAAACTCACCTCTCTGCTCCAATGCGGGTGCGTCGCGATGTGGCCGGAGGATGCGCCGGAGACGACGCCGGTGTCCCCTCTTGGGAACGTTGCCACCGCGGCGCCCCGTGGCCGTCGCCGCGGCGTGAGACGCAGCTTCAAGACCTGGAGGCCGTCGCTCTCAGCGATCTCTGAGCGCGGATCTACGACGGCGGTGGCGGCGGGGGCGGTCGATGGAAAAAGGGGTAGTGATGAGTCGGGCAAGGCGAAGGCTACCGTGTGTCGTCGAGTTCTTCCTCGTTCTCACAGCGATGATAACCG GTACAAGGATGTTTCTTCAGTCATTTCAGCAATTAGTCCCACTGCATATTTGTTCTAG
- the LOC121969109 gene encoding uncharacterized protein LOC121969109, whose translation MITEMMNQDVYFAKLARVVGRFEDMREYMEKIAREAASEQNELTTEEHELLSGTYENVIGSRLAVLKNISSMIKEEVDLDNRNHGIARAESGPGNPIRLNLALNFSMFYIEALCSPEMACTIYYQEERGRTRRHTVAFALPDSSLPLFPSTAPAATAVVDPRSEIAESDGLQVLKLRLTPRRRPRGAAVATFPRGDTGVVSGASSGHIATHPHWSREVSFIYTPPRGKRQAASHYIGLSNKSDYAFQMLLLHSFPTGPKIFCCHRRHHSTSRVPPLRRENNRERSGIAAAICVVAVSPVSELEQLINECPGRPLSSGGVPCEATVMQWSLALSVQARLLELNCYGADPRTEGSDQRHRQMLMLSCRAATRQELDIRDLMIWRIAQD comes from the exons ATGATAACAGAAATGATGAACCAAGATGTGTACTTTGCCAAATTGGCAAGGGTGGTGGGAAGATTTGAAGATATGAGGGAGTATATGGAGAAAATTGCCCGTGAGGCGGCATCTGAGCAAAATGAACTAACGACCGAGGAGCACGAGCTCCTTTCGGGCACTTACGAGAACGTTATTGGATCTCGACTCGCTGTCTTGAAGAACATCTCTTCAATGATCAAGGAGGAGGTGGACCTGGACAACAGAAATCAT GGCATTGCTCGAGCAGAATCAGGACCAGGAAATCCAATTCGTCTGAATTTGGCACTAAATTTCTCGATGTTCTACATAGAGGCTCTATGTTCTCCAGAAATGGCATGTACTATATATTAtcaagaag AACGAGGAAGAACTCGACGACACACGGTAGCCTTCGCCTTGCCCGACTCATCACTACCCCTTTTTCCATCGACCGCCCCCGCCGCCACCGCCGTCGTAGATCCGCGCTCAGAGATCGCTGAGAGCGACGGCCTCCAGGTCTTGAAGCTGCGTCTCACGCCGCGGCGACGGCCACGGGGCGCCGCGGTGGCAACGTTCCCAAGAGGGGACACCGGCGTCGTCTCCGGCGCATCCTCCGGCCACATCGCGACGCACCCGCATTGGAGCAGAGAGGTGAGTTTCATCTACACTCCGCCGCGAGGCAAGCGGCAAGCGGCGAGCCATTATATAGGCCTTTCCAACAA ATCTGACTATGCATTCCAAATGCTTCTCCTTCACTCATTCCCGACAGGGCCGAAGATCTTCTGTTGCCATCGGAGGCATCATTCAACGAGCAGAGTTCCACCTCTTCGAAGAGAAAACAACAGAGAAAGATCTGGTATTGCTGCCGCAATCTGTGTGGTCGCGGTGAGCCCAGTATCAGAATTGGAGCAATTAATTAATGAATGCCCTGGGCGCCCTCTCTCATCGGGCGGCGTCCCCTGTGAGGCCACTGTCATGCAGTGGAGTCTGGCGTTGAGTGTTCAGGCACGGTTGTTGGAATTGAACTGTTACGGAGCGGATCCAAGAACTGAAGGATCAGATCAGCGCCACCGGCAGATGTTGATGCTTTCCTGTCGAGCAGCTACGAGACAAGAGTTAGATATCAGAGATCTGATGATCTGGAGGATAGCGCAGGATTAA